A window of uncultured Fusobacterium sp. contains these coding sequences:
- a CDS encoding response regulator transcription factor, producing the protein MKKILIIDDEWKIRKLIKDYLVREGYTVDEAGDGEEGLERFFSNSYDIVILDIMMPKIDGWSVCRKIREESQVPIIMLTARADEGDQLFGFELEADEYMVKPFNPKLLVAKVKALLRRDGRIVDNTPMVFGDLMVDGIKREVKLKDVVLDLTPKEYDLLYFFIENKGIALSREKILNSVWGWDYFGDSRTVDTHIKRLRKKIGDEYIQTVRGFGYKFEE; encoded by the coding sequence ATGAAAAAAATTCTTATAATAGACGATGAATGGAAAATTAGAAAATTAATAAAGGATTATTTAGTAAGAGAAGGATATACTGTAGATGAAGCTGGAGATGGAGAAGAAGGACTAGAACGTTTCTTTTCTAACTCTTATGATATTGTAATTTTAGATATAATGATGCCTAAAATAGATGGATGGAGTGTTTGTAGAAAGATTAGAGAGGAATCACAAGTTCCTATTATTATGCTTACAGCTAGAGCAGATGAAGGGGATCAACTTTTTGGATTTGAATTAGAAGCAGACGAATATATGGTAAAGCCTTTTAATCCTAAATTATTAGTTGCAAAAGTAAAAGCATTATTAAGAAGAGATGGAAGAATTGTTGATAATACTCCTATGGTTTTTGGAGATTTAATGGTAGATGGTATAAAAAGAGAGGTAAAATTAAAAGATGTTGTTCTTGATTTAACTCCTAAAGAGTATGATCTATTATATTTTTTTATAGAAAACAAAGGAATAGCCCTATCTAGAGAAAAAATATTAAACTCAGTTTGGGGTTGGGATTATTTTGGAGATTCAAGAACTGTGGATACTCATATAAAAAGATTAAGAAAGAAAATTGGAGATGAATATATTCAAACAGTGAGAGGTTTTGGCTATAAATTTGAGGAGTAA
- a CDS encoding N-glycosylase/DNA lyase, which yields MKKNNYFKEIEKIYFEKKEDIEKRLKEFKEVWEKGDNKDIHVELSFCILTPQSKAINAWKAITTLRDNGLLFSGSADEIVEYLNIVRFKNNKARYLVELREKMKNEKGEFITKDFFSDFKDVTLAREWIVKNIKGMAFKEASHFLRNVGSGKEIAILDRHILKNLVKLEVIDEVPKSITPKLYLEIEKKMKDYCKFVNISMDSLDLLLWYLEAGEIFK from the coding sequence ATGAAAAAAAATAATTATTTTAAAGAAATTGAAAAAATATACTTTGAAAAAAAAGAGGATATAGAAAAAAGATTGAAGGAGTTTAAAGAGGTATGGGAAAAAGGTGATAATAAAGATATTCATGTGGAATTATCTTTCTGTATCTTAACTCCTCAATCTAAAGCTATAAATGCTTGGAAAGCTATTACAACTCTTAGAGATAATGGACTTTTATTTTCAGGAAGTGCAGATGAGATAGTAGAATATTTAAATATTGTAAGATTTAAAAATAATAAAGCTAGGTATCTTGTAGAACTTCGAGAAAAGATGAAAAATGAAAAAGGTGAATTTATAACTAAGGATTTCTTTTCAGATTTTAAAGATGTAACTTTAGCTAGAGAATGGATAGTAAAAAATATAAAAGGAATGGCCTTTAAAGAAGCTAGTCATTTTTTAAGAAATGTTGGATCTGGAAAGGAAATAGCTATATTAGATAGACATATATTAAAAAACTTGGTAAAATTGGAAGTAATAGATGAAGTTCCTAAAAGTATAACTCCAAAGTTATATTTAGAGATAGAGAAAAAAATGAAAGATTATTGCAAGTTTGTAAATATTTCAATGGATAGTTTAGATCTATTGTTGTGGTATTTAGAGGCGGGGGAAATCTTCAAGTAA
- a CDS encoding metal-sensing transcriptional repressor, with translation MEKGEQKNIEEIFCLTGEESFRKNLISRINRIAGQLRGIEKMILNHVKCDEILNQISSIKSALNGIAKVVLEAHLKNCIVQKVRNGVEEEATSELIIILSKLMEKNSKSITDSNDNIVRKIEKQIAEMKVSIEVNQCCGSILKDIALIKNELDSMAKVILDRHVKNCLVRDIKAGNEEKIIDDFIYTINKMIK, from the coding sequence ATGGAAAAGGGAGAACAAAAAAATATAGAAGAGATATTTTGTTTAACTGGGGAAGAGAGTTTTAGAAAAAATTTAATTTCAAGAATAAATAGAATAGCAGGACAGTTGAGAGGAATAGAAAAGATGATATTAAATCACGTTAAGTGTGATGAGATTTTAAATCAAATTTCCTCAATAAAATCTGCTTTAAATGGAATAGCTAAAGTAGTATTAGAAGCTCATTTAAAAAATTGTATTGTTCAAAAAGTAAGAAATGGAGTAGAGGAGGAAGCTACTTCTGAACTTATAATAATTTTAAGTAAGCTAATGGAAAAAAACAGTAAGAGTATAACAGATAGTAATGACAATATTGTTAGAAAGATAGAAAAGCAAATAGCAGAGATGAAAGTATCAATAGAGGTTAATCAATGCTGTGGAAGTATTTTAAAAGATATAGCTTTAATAAAAAATGAATTGGATAGTATGGCAAAGGTTATATTAGATAGACATGTAAAAAATTGTTTAGTTAGAGATATAAAAGCAGGAAATGAAGAGAAAATAATAGATGATTTTATATATACAATAAATAAGATGATAAAATAG
- a CDS encoding 3-oxoacid CoA-transferase subunit B, with the protein MELDKKQVREYIAKRVAQELKDGFVVNLGIGLPTLVANYVPADMDVVFQSENGIIGVGPAPEAGKEDKDMINAGGGFVTVLPGAQFFDSCTSFGIIRGGHVDATVLGALQVDKEGNLANWMVPGKKVPGMGGAMDLVVGAKEVIVAMEHTSNGQIKILEKCTLPLTAAKEVDLIITEKCVIKVTPEGLVLTEVSPYSSIEDVKANTGVDLIVPEDVKILTL; encoded by the coding sequence ATGGAACTAGATAAAAAACAAGTTAGAGAATATATAGCTAAAAGAGTAGCACAAGAGTTAAAAGATGGATTCGTTGTAAACTTAGGAATAGGATTACCTACATTAGTTGCTAACTATGTACCAGCTGATATGGATGTTGTATTCCAATCAGAAAATGGAATAATTGGAGTAGGACCTGCTCCAGAAGCTGGAAAAGAGGATAAAGATATGATAAACGCTGGAGGAGGATTTGTAACTGTTCTTCCAGGAGCTCAATTCTTTGATTCTTGTACATCATTTGGAATTATTAGAGGAGGACATGTAGATGCTACTGTATTAGGAGCTCTACAAGTTGACAAAGAAGGAAACCTAGCTAACTGGATGGTTCCTGGTAAAAAAGTACCTGGAATGGGAGGAGCTATGGACTTAGTAGTAGGAGCTAAAGAAGTTATAGTTGCTATGGAGCATACATCTAATGGACAAATAAAAATATTAGAAAAATGTACTCTACCATTAACAGCTGCTAAAGAAGTAGACTTAATTATAACAGAAAAATGTGTAATTAAAGTAACTCCAGAAGGATTAGTTTTAACAGAAGTAAGCCCTTACTCTTCTATTGAAGATGTAAAAGCTAATACAGGAGTAGATTTAATTGTTCCTGAAGATGTTAAAATTTTAACTCTATAA
- the atoD gene encoding acetate CoA-transferase subunit alpha produces MRNKVVTMEEAVSHVKDGMTVFIGGFLGVGTPEKIIDALIEKGVKDLTVIGNDTGFPDRGIGRLVCNNQVKKVIATHIGTNPETGRRMQTGEMEVELCPQGTLAERIRAAGCGLGGVLTPTGVGTIVEEGKQVLEIDGKKYLLEKPLRADVALLNGSVVDELGNIVYAKTTKNFNPMMATAADTVIVFAENLVKVGEIDPDHVMTSRIFVDYIVK; encoded by the coding sequence ATGAGAAACAAAGTAGTGACAATGGAAGAAGCAGTATCACATGTAAAAGATGGAATGACTGTCTTTATCGGTGGATTTTTAGGTGTAGGAACACCAGAAAAAATTATTGATGCACTTATAGAAAAAGGTGTAAAAGATTTAACTGTAATAGGAAATGATACTGGATTCCCAGACAGAGGTATAGGAAGATTAGTATGTAATAATCAAGTTAAAAAAGTTATTGCTACTCATATTGGAACAAATCCTGAAACTGGAAGAAGAATGCAAACTGGAGAGATGGAAGTTGAACTTTGTCCTCAAGGAACTCTTGCTGAAAGAATAAGAGCAGCAGGATGTGGATTAGGAGGAGTACTTACTCCAACTGGTGTAGGAACAATTGTTGAAGAAGGAAAACAAGTATTAGAAATAGATGGTAAAAAATATCTATTAGAAAAGCCTCTAAGAGCAGATGTAGCTCTATTAAATGGATCAGTAGTTGATGAATTAGGAAATATAGTTTATGCTAAAACTACTAAAAACTTTAACCCAATGATGGCAACAGCTGCAGATACTGTTATAGTTTTTGCTGAAAATCTTGTAAAAGTTGGAGAAATAGATCCAGACCATGTAATGACATCAAGAATATTTGTAGACTACATAGTAAAATAG
- a CDS encoding short-chain fatty acid transporter, with translation MTNQKSSQGLFKRFTSLCVSVMQKYLPDPYIFCALLTFIVFIGTMIFTKQSPMRIIGHWTNGFWSLLSFSMQMALVLVTGHTMASSKIFKNFLANLASKLTTPRQAIVVVTLVSTVACILNWGFGLVIGAIFAREIAKKLKGIDYRLLIASAYTGFLVWHGGLSGSIPLQVASDSVEALAKQTAGAITANIPTSQTIFSPMNLFIMGGLLIVLPLINRAMYPSDDEVVTVDPKLLEEKEETVVKNWSDMTPAEKIENSKVVSIILGVMGWVYIIQYFMTKGFNLNLNLVNFIFLFTGILLHGTPRRFLDAFLEATKGASGILLQFPFYAGIMGIMTGANAEGVSLAVIMSNFFVNISTPATFPLFSFWSAGLVNFFVPSGGGQWAVQAPIVMPAGLEIGVSAAKSAMAIAWGDAWTNMIQPFWALPALGIAGLGAKDIMGYCLIVLICSGFVISAGFFLF, from the coding sequence ATGACTAACCAAAAAAGTAGTCAAGGATTATTTAAACGTTTTACTTCATTATGTGTATCTGTAATGCAAAAATATTTACCAGATCCATATATTTTCTGTGCTTTATTAACATTTATAGTTTTTATTGGAACAATGATTTTTACAAAGCAATCTCCAATGAGAATAATAGGACATTGGACTAATGGATTTTGGTCTTTACTTTCTTTTTCTATGCAAATGGCTTTAGTTTTAGTAACTGGACATACAATGGCAAGTTCAAAAATATTTAAGAACTTTTTAGCTAACCTTGCTTCTAAGTTAACAACACCTAGACAAGCAATAGTTGTAGTAACTTTAGTTTCTACAGTAGCATGTATTTTAAACTGGGGATTTGGATTAGTAATAGGAGCTATTTTTGCAAGAGAGATAGCTAAAAAATTAAAAGGAATAGATTATAGACTTTTAATAGCTTCTGCTTATACAGGATTCTTAGTGTGGCATGGAGGACTTTCTGGTTCAATTCCATTACAAGTAGCCAGTGACAGTGTAGAAGCTCTTGCTAAACAAACTGCTGGAGCTATTACTGCTAATATTCCTACTAGCCAAACTATATTTTCACCAATGAACTTATTTATAATGGGAGGATTACTTATAGTTTTACCTTTAATCAATAGAGCAATGTATCCTAGTGATGATGAGGTAGTTACTGTTGATCCAAAATTATTAGAAGAAAAAGAGGAAACAGTTGTAAAAAATTGGAGTGATATGACACCAGCAGAAAAAATAGAAAATAGTAAAGTTGTTTCTATTATATTAGGTGTAATGGGATGGGTATATATTATTCAATATTTTATGACAAAAGGATTTAACTTAAACTTAAACTTAGTTAACTTTATATTCTTATTTACAGGAATATTATTACATGGAACACCTAGAAGATTTTTGGATGCTTTCTTAGAAGCAACAAAAGGAGCTTCAGGAATATTATTACAATTCCCTTTCTATGCAGGTATTATGGGTATTATGACAGGAGCAAATGCTGAAGGTGTATCATTAGCTGTAATTATGTCTAATTTCTTCGTAAATATATCTACACCAGCAACATTCCCATTATTCTCTTTCTGGAGTGCTGGACTTGTAAACTTCTTCGTTCCATCTGGAGGAGGACAATGGGCAGTACAAGCTCCAATTGTTATGCCAGCTGGATTGGAAATAGGAGTATCTGCAGCTAAATCAGCTATGGCAATAGCTTGGGGAGATGCTTGGACAAATATGATTCAACCGTTCTGGGCTTTACCAGCATTAGGAATAGCAGGATTAGGAGCTAAAGATATTATGGGATATTGTTTAATAGTATTAATTTGTTCAGGATTTGTTATTTCAGCAGGTTTCTTCCTTTTCTAA
- a CDS encoding HAMP domain-containing sensor histidine kinase produces MKIRWKIFFIMWSMVMMMIGGFAITNTVYLEKFYIANKKDKLIQVGKVIADPNYIVDFRNLEIQNNAEITIKKIDQLERFVYKKQLIESDIEEIKESLKEEEPIFKTLNYEDYRGRVLVLFMPYRSDRYLEINTPLSLIQEGLELSIKYHVQIIILAFIIGSSMAFIFSKTMVTPILELKEITQKISKLDFSRKFEDMRKDEIGELGEAINLMGKTLEKNIDEINKANIKLTEDIEKEKKIDKLRKEFVACVSHELKTPIAIIQGYAQGLMENVANEEDRNFYCEVIIDESYKMDSLVKELLLISQIEAGYFKMNMEEVNIYELIKDLIEKYSTKTRKVNFSGEKNIFVMCDEKYIDRVLDNLIVNAIKYSSGEEDVEVKVEKIEKKCRITVINESEYLTVKDLETIWNPFVRLDSAIGKEGHGLGLAIVAGILENHKSQYGVYISEKNHVNFWFELNII; encoded by the coding sequence ATGAAGATAAGATGGAAAATATTTTTTATAATGTGGAGTATGGTGATGATGATGATAGGAGGATTTGCCATAACAAACACAGTCTATCTTGAAAAGTTTTATATTGCAAATAAAAAAGATAAGTTAATTCAAGTTGGAAAGGTAATAGCAGATCCAAACTATATTGTTGATTTTAGAAATTTGGAGATACAGAATAATGCTGAAATAACCATAAAAAAAATAGATCAATTGGAGAGGTTTGTTTATAAAAAACAGTTAATAGAAAGTGATATTGAAGAGATTAAAGAATCCCTTAAAGAGGAAGAACCAATTTTTAAAACTTTAAACTATGAAGATTATAGAGGAAGAGTTTTAGTTCTATTTATGCCCTATAGGTCTGATAGATATTTAGAGATAAATACACCTTTAAGCTTAATTCAAGAGGGATTAGAGCTATCTATTAAATATCATGTTCAAATTATAATACTAGCATTTATTATAGGTTCTTCTATGGCTTTTATTTTTTCTAAAACAATGGTTACTCCTATTTTAGAGTTAAAAGAGATAACACAAAAAATATCTAAACTTGATTTTAGTAGAAAGTTTGAAGATATGAGAAAAGATGAGATAGGAGAATTAGGTGAAGCTATAAATCTAATGGGAAAAACTCTAGAAAAAAATATTGATGAAATAAATAAGGCTAATATAAAATTGACAGAGGATATTGAGAAAGAAAAGAAAATAGATAAATTAAGAAAAGAATTTGTTGCTTGTGTAAGTCATGAGCTAAAAACTCCTATTGCTATAATTCAAGGATATGCACAAGGATTGATGGAAAATGTAGCTAATGAAGAAGATAGGAATTTTTATTGTGAAGTTATCATAGATGAAAGTTATAAAATGGATAGTTTAGTAAAAGAATTATTATTAATTTCACAAATAGAAGCTGGATATTTTAAAATGAATATGGAAGAGGTAAACATTTATGAATTAATAAAAGATCTTATTGAAAAATATTCTACAAAAACTCGAAAAGTTAACTTCTCAGGTGAAAAAAATATCTTTGTAATGTGTGATGAAAAATACATAGATAGAGTATTAGATAACTTAATTGTAAATGCAATTAAGTATAGTAGTGGAGAAGAGGATGTTGAGGTTAAAGTAGAAAAAATTGAAAAGAAATGTAGAATAACTGTGATAAATGAAAGTGAATATTTAACAGTAAAAGATTTAGAAACTATTTGGAATCCATTTGTAAGATTAGATAGTGCAATTGGAAAAGAGGGACATGGTTTAGGATTAGCGATAGTTGCAGGTATATTAGAGAATCATAAGAGTCAGTATGGAGTATATATTTCTGAAAAAAATCATGTTAATTTTTGGTTTGAATTAAATATAATCTAA